The following are encoded together in the Pithys albifrons albifrons isolate INPA30051 chromosome 5, PitAlb_v1, whole genome shotgun sequence genome:
- the EPGN gene encoding epigen isoform X2: MAFGMLIYILLKAMGALSEESAITSSLSTDLWNNWTKNNTEVDYTEQPKLLKLMQSCLEEHHSYCINGLCAFHSELRKPICKCLAGYNGERCEHLTLNSYAHNSYERYIAVGIGVGILTSGILAIIYCYVRKRCRKLKSPYKVCVGETTL; this comes from the exons ATGGCATTTGGAATGCTAATCTATATTTTGCTGAAAG CAATGGGGGCACTGAGTGAAGAGTCAGCTATTACTTCATCCCTCAGCACAGACTTATGGAATAATTGGACAAAAAACAACACTGAAG TGGATTACACAGAGCAGCCCAAGCTGCTGAAGCTcatgcagagctgcctggaggaGCACCACAGCTATTGCATCAACGGGCTCTGCGCCTTCCACAGCGAGCTGAGGAAACCCATATGCAA GTGCCTTGCAGGTTATAATGGAGAGAGGTGTGAGCATTTAACACTGAATTCCTATGCACATAATTCTTACGAGCGCTACATAGCTGTGGGAATTGGTGTAGGAATACTGACCAGTGGAATTCTTGCCATCATCTACTGCTACGTAAGAAAGAG ATGCAGGAAATTGAAATCCCCCTACAAAGTCTGCGTGGGTGAGACGACACTGTGA
- the EPGN gene encoding epigen isoform X1: MAFGMLIYILLKVSIYLHYTAMGALSEESAITSSLSTDLWNNWTKNNTEVDYTEQPKLLKLMQSCLEEHHSYCINGLCAFHSELRKPICKCLAGYNGERCEHLTLNSYAHNSYERYIAVGIGVGILTSGILAIIYCYVRKRCRKLKSPYKVCVGETTL, translated from the exons ATGGCATTTGGAATGCTAATCTATATTTTGCTGAAAG TAAGCATCTATTTGCATTACACAGCAATGGGGGCACTGAGTGAAGAGTCAGCTATTACTTCATCCCTCAGCACAGACTTATGGAATAATTGGACAAAAAACAACACTGAAG TGGATTACACAGAGCAGCCCAAGCTGCTGAAGCTcatgcagagctgcctggaggaGCACCACAGCTATTGCATCAACGGGCTCTGCGCCTTCCACAGCGAGCTGAGGAAACCCATATGCAA GTGCCTTGCAGGTTATAATGGAGAGAGGTGTGAGCATTTAACACTGAATTCCTATGCACATAATTCTTACGAGCGCTACATAGCTGTGGGAATTGGTGTAGGAATACTGACCAGTGGAATTCTTGCCATCATCTACTGCTACGTAAGAAAGAG ATGCAGGAAATTGAAATCCCCCTACAAAGTCTGCGTGGGTGAGACGACACTGTGA